The window ACGGTCGTGTTGAAATGGTTGGGCCTTTCTCCGTCAGAGATGGCGAAGATAACTACCAGCTGTACCTCATTCGGCCTGCCAGCAGTTCACAATCTGACTTCATCAACCTGCTGTTTGACCGACCGCTGTTACTGCTGATCGTGACCATGTTAGTCAGCTCTCCGTTGCTGCTTTGGCTGGCCTGGAGTCTGGCAAAACCGGCACGTAAGCTAAAAAATGCGGCGGATGAAGTGGCACAGGGCAACCTGCGTCAGCATCCTGAACTGGAAGCCGGTCCGCAAGAATTCCTGGCGGCAGGTGCCAGCTTTAACCAGATGGTGACGGCGCTGGAACGCATGATGACCTCACAGCAACGCCTGCTGTCGGACATCTCTCACGAGTTGAGAACGCCGTTAACGCGTCTGCAATTGGGGACCGCGCTGCTGCGCCGTCGTAGCGGCGAGAGCAAAGAGCTGGAGCGTATTGAAATGGAAGCGCATCGACTGGACAGCATGATCAACGATCTGCTGGTCATGTCGCGCAATCAGCAGAAAAACGCGCTGGTCAGTGAAACCGTGAAGGCGAATCACCTGTGGGGTGACGTGCTGGATAACGCCGCCTTTGAAGCCGAGCAGATGGGCAAATCGTTCACAGTTAACTTCCCGCCAGGGCCGTGGCCGCTGTACGGTAACCCGAATACGCTGGAAAGTGCGCTGGAGAACATTGTTCGCAACGCCCTGCGCTACTCACACACCAGGATTGAAGTGGGCTTCGCGGTGGATAAAGACGGGATTACCATCACCGTGGACGATGATGGTCCGGGCGTGAGCCCCGAAGACAGAGAACAGATTTTCCGTCCGTTCTATCGTACCGATGAAGCGCGCGATCGCGAATCTGGCGGTACTGGTCTGGGTCTGGCAATTGTTGAAACAGCTATTCAGCAGCATCGTGGCTGGGTCAAGGCCGAAGACAGCCCATTGGGTGGTCTGCGCCTGGTGCTCTGGCTGCCGCTGTATAAACGTGCGTAATTGTGCCTGTTGCGCCGGATGACGATGCTAACGCATCTTATCCGGCCTACAGGTTCAATAATCGCCTTATTTTCCCCACAATCTCCGCGAATTATCTTCGATCTTGCCGCTTAAGCGGCGTTTCTGCATGGTTCTGGTCCAGCTCTTTGACAGCCCCGCCGCCGACAGCAAACGGTGATACTGGTCGTCATCAAACGGCATATGCCAGGCAATGGCGATGGCCTCTTGCACGCTAACGTCACTCACACGAGACGCCAGTACCAGCGGCGCATCCGCCGATACCATGCCGGGTGCGATAACGCTGCACAACCAGCCGGTCTTGCCCGCATCCTGCATCTGGCTTGCCATGTCGCTAATAGCAAAATGAAAATTCAGCTTAAAACACGGCGAGCGTGGCTGTGTGACCTGAATCAGCGCCTCACCCCACTGG of the Citrobacter freundii genome contains:
- the cpxA gene encoding envelope stress sensor histidine kinase CpxA → MIGSLTARIFAIFWLTLALVLMLVLMLPKLDSRQMTELLDSEQRQGLMIEQHVEAELANDPPNDLMWWRRLFRAIDKWAPPGQRLLLVTTEGRVIGAERNEMQIIRNFIGQADNADHPQKKKYGRVEMVGPFSVRDGEDNYQLYLIRPASSSQSDFINLLFDRPLLLLIVTMLVSSPLLLWLAWSLAKPARKLKNAADEVAQGNLRQHPELEAGPQEFLAAGASFNQMVTALERMMTSQQRLLSDISHELRTPLTRLQLGTALLRRRSGESKELERIEMEAHRLDSMINDLLVMSRNQQKNALVSETVKANHLWGDVLDNAAFEAEQMGKSFTVNFPPGPWPLYGNPNTLESALENIVRNALRYSHTRIEVGFAVDKDGITITVDDDGPGVSPEDREQIFRPFYRTDEARDRESGGTGLGLAIVETAIQQHRGWVKAEDSPLGGLRLVLWLPLYKRA
- the yiiM gene encoding 6-hydroxyaminopurine reductase, whose translation is MRYPVDVFAGKIRDYTGSRPSAIAKVQVDGELMLTELGLAGDEQAETKIHGGPDRALCHYPREHYLHWRQAFPEQAELFVAPAFGENLSTQGMTEENVFIGDIFQWGEALIQVTQPRSPCFKLNFHFAISDMASQMQDAGKTGWLCSVIAPGMVSADAPLVLASRVSDVSVQEAIAIAWHMPFDDDQYHRLLSAAGLSKSWTRTMQKRRLSGKIEDNSRRLWGK